Within the Tolypothrix sp. NIES-4075 genome, the region CATGACCATTATCAACTTGCTTATGTTGGCTGGCAAGGAGATAAACGCATATTTGGTCCGGTGATGCACTTTGACATTCAAGACGGCAAAATTTGGATTCAATATAATGGCACGGAAGAGTCTCTTGCTGAACGATTGGTTGAGATGGGTGTACCTACGAACGATATAGTCATTGGGTTTCATTCATCTTTTAAGCGGCAATTTACTCGGTATGCTGTAGGTTAAGTGTGAGCATCAAGATTATGTGTTTTTAACGCACTCGTTTCGCAAAGAAAGAGAAATTTTTAGACTTGGGATGCGATCAATCGCTTCAATTTCTCAGTTGAAAAACTTACATTGTTTTTGCATAACCTCACCAAGCTGAGAAATATAATCTTTTAAAGCGACTTCAGCCAACGTATAAATAAA harbors:
- a CDS encoding XisI protein; protein product: MDNVERYRQFVKQILTEHAQIATTTTDTVKAELIFDTEHDHYQLAYVGWQGDKRIFGPVMHFDIQDGKIWIQYNGTEESLAERLVEMGVPTNDIVIGFHSSFKRQFTRYAVG